One Actinoplanes missouriensis 431 DNA segment encodes these proteins:
- the mraZ gene encoding division/cell wall cluster transcriptional repressor MraZ, translating to MFLGTHTPRLDEKGRLILPAKFRDELAGGVVITKGQERCLYVFPMPEFQRIAGQLREAPVTNKAARAYSRVFFASAHDEVPDKQGRVTIPAHLREYASLGRDLVVIGASTRVEVWDKQAWDDYLTASEEEFADIEEGVLPGGL from the coding sequence ATGTTCCTCGGCACGCACACCCCGCGCCTGGACGAGAAGGGCCGGTTGATCCTCCCGGCGAAGTTCCGTGATGAGCTGGCGGGAGGTGTCGTGATCACGAAGGGGCAGGAGCGCTGTCTGTACGTGTTCCCGATGCCGGAGTTCCAGCGCATCGCCGGTCAGCTCCGTGAGGCGCCGGTGACGAACAAGGCCGCCCGGGCTTACAGCCGGGTGTTCTTCGCCAGCGCGCACGACGAGGTGCCCGACAAGCAGGGCCGGGTGACCATCCCGGCGCACTTGCGGGAGTACGCGAGTCTCGGCCGCGACCTCGTGGTGATCGGGGCGAGCACCCGTGTCGAGGTCTGGGACAAGCAGGCCTGGGACGACTACCTCACGGCGAGCGAGGAAGAGTTCGCCGACATCGAGGAGGGGGTGCTGCCCGGCGGACTGTAA
- the rsmH gene encoding 16S rRNA (cytosine(1402)-N(4))-methyltransferase RsmH: MGEPRGTHVPVLLERCLELLAPGLQLPGAVHVDFTLGLGGHAEAVLERYPDVVLVGLDRDTEALAHARHRLARFAGRTHLVHAVYDELPRVLAELGIPAIHSGLFDLGVSSLQLDEADRGFAYAQDAPLDMRMDQSRGVTAEEVVNGYEPGELVRILRQYGEEKFAPRVVSAIVRERAKARITSTARLAELIKEAIPAAARRTGGNPAKRTFQALRIEVNAELDALEGAVPAALDALAPKGRLVVMSYQSLEDKIVKRALAERARSTGPIDLPVELPGTGPTLRLLTRGSELPSEAEVTANPRAASVKLRAVERIDEQEQGRQYNQAPVSRRERPRMAGPAPREQQ; this comes from the coding sequence ATGGGGGAGCCGCGAGGCACACACGTGCCGGTGCTGCTCGAGCGCTGTCTTGAGCTGCTCGCTCCCGGACTGCAGTTGCCGGGCGCCGTCCACGTCGACTTCACGCTGGGTCTCGGCGGGCACGCCGAGGCGGTCCTCGAGCGGTACCCGGACGTCGTCCTGGTCGGCCTCGACCGGGACACCGAGGCGCTCGCTCATGCGCGGCACCGGCTGGCCCGGTTCGCCGGGCGGACCCATCTGGTGCACGCGGTCTACGACGAGTTGCCGAGAGTTCTGGCCGAGCTCGGCATCCCGGCGATCCACAGCGGACTGTTCGACCTCGGTGTCTCCTCGCTGCAGCTGGACGAGGCGGACCGCGGTTTCGCGTACGCGCAGGACGCTCCTCTGGACATGCGGATGGACCAGTCCCGCGGCGTGACGGCCGAGGAAGTGGTCAACGGGTACGAGCCGGGCGAGCTGGTCCGGATTCTCCGGCAGTACGGCGAGGAGAAGTTCGCGCCGCGGGTCGTCTCGGCGATCGTGCGCGAGCGGGCGAAAGCCCGGATCACCTCGACGGCGCGGCTGGCGGAGCTGATCAAGGAAGCGATCCCGGCCGCCGCGCGCCGAACGGGTGGAAATCCCGCAAAAAGAACCTTCCAGGCACTACGCATTGAGGTCAACGCCGAACTGGACGCTCTCGAGGGTGCGGTTCCGGCGGCTTTGGATGCGTTGGCGCCTAAGGGGCGACTTGTGGTGATGAGTTATCAATCACTCGAGGACAAAATCGTGAAGCGTGCGCTCGCTGAGAGGGCACGTAGCACCGGGCCGATCGACCTTCCGGTCGAGCTGCCCGGCACCGGTCCGACGCTGCGGCTGCTCACCCGGGGGTCCGAGCTGCCCAGCGAGGCGGAGGTGACGGCCAACCCGAGGGCAGCCTCGGTGAAGCTGCGGGCGGTGGAACGGATCGACGAGCAGGAACAGGGGCGTCAGTACAACCAGGCACCGGTGAGCCGCCGCGAACGGCCCCGGATGGCTGGGCCTGCGCCCCGGGAACAGCAGTAA
- a CDS encoding peptidoglycan D,D-transpeptidase FtsI family protein: MSPRDDETPRRGTQPRRGSSRDLPSDEPEEATGRRGRSSISDARAYTPRGRTVAERGRLPRSGRTTDPFRPALQVLDGGDTAPRARGRNQGAREADEDGTDARRSQREPAAPRTKSAPRTKKEPEAAPRRRQPTRPEKRPERKPEKARRPEKRVPAEPPKLANSTRRLRLGTVLALSLFVMIGVRLVVLQVATSPDEAASLLELRERRLSTVELPAPRGSILDRSGAVLAHSVEARYVYVDPENANLQKDVPGTAAKLAPLLRIQQSKLIELMQRKQSLGRWLKFRYLARGVDVAVADKIEAMRLPGIYTHTDERRDVPGKDLAANLIGFTGDDHHGLEGLEARYDELLHGTDGKRVFEVGKGSLGAPIPGGYERYTAAQPGNSLQLTIDRYVQYEVQRILDAQAEKNKATVAGAVVLDARTGEVLAQASYPAYNAAKPEAYDAQERIDVPTSVVTDPGSSHKAFIFGAALQEGLIKPDSTLTIGPALERGGEAFKDTHPQPKGTEMTMPGLLAYSSNVGTILIGEKLGKEKIYEYQQKFGLGQATGEGMPGEAEGMLLKPEDWSGSAPGSVPIGHSVSATLIQMAAAYGAIANDGTYIQPHLIKSTISGADGKVTPAAEPKTHKVLEPAVASQLRTMMEAVVDAKGGTGGAAAVTGYRVAGKTGTGKMLIDGQYTSHNASSFIGMAPAEDPRYVIAVSMDVATGGGGDVAAPAFSEMMSYTLLHYFVPPSGTKPPTFKIHP; this comes from the coding sequence GTGTCGCCGCGAGACGACGAGACACCGCGCCGGGGTACTCAGCCCCGGCGCGGTTCGTCACGTGACCTGCCCAGCGACGAGCCTGAGGAGGCCACCGGACGCCGCGGGCGGTCCAGCATCTCCGACGCGCGGGCCTACACGCCGCGCGGGCGGACCGTGGCCGAGCGGGGACGGCTGCCGCGCTCCGGGCGGACCACTGATCCGTTCCGGCCGGCTCTGCAGGTTCTCGACGGCGGCGACACGGCGCCGCGCGCCCGCGGCCGGAACCAGGGTGCTCGCGAAGCCGACGAGGACGGGACGGACGCCCGCCGGAGCCAGCGGGAGCCGGCTGCACCCCGTACCAAGTCGGCACCCCGTACCAAGAAGGAACCGGAAGCGGCGCCGCGGCGCCGGCAACCCACCCGGCCGGAGAAACGTCCGGAGCGCAAGCCCGAGAAGGCCCGGCGGCCGGAGAAGCGGGTGCCGGCGGAACCGCCGAAGCTCGCGAACAGCACCCGGCGGCTGCGGCTGGGCACCGTCCTCGCGCTCTCGCTCTTCGTGATGATCGGGGTGCGCCTGGTCGTGCTGCAGGTCGCGACGTCGCCGGACGAGGCCGCGAGCCTGCTCGAGCTGCGCGAGCGCCGGCTGAGCACGGTCGAGCTGCCGGCGCCGCGCGGCAGCATCCTGGACCGGTCCGGGGCGGTTCTGGCGCACAGCGTCGAGGCGCGGTACGTCTACGTGGACCCGGAGAACGCGAACCTGCAGAAGGACGTTCCGGGCACCGCGGCCAAGCTGGCGCCGCTGCTGCGGATTCAGCAGTCCAAGCTGATCGAGCTGATGCAGCGCAAGCAGTCGCTGGGCCGGTGGCTGAAGTTCCGTTACCTGGCGCGCGGTGTCGACGTGGCGGTCGCCGACAAGATCGAGGCGATGCGGCTGCCCGGCATCTACACGCACACCGACGAGCGGCGTGACGTGCCCGGCAAGGACCTCGCGGCAAACCTGATCGGCTTCACCGGCGACGACCACCACGGCCTGGAAGGCCTGGAGGCGCGCTACGACGAGCTGCTGCACGGCACCGACGGCAAGCGGGTCTTCGAGGTCGGCAAGGGCAGCCTGGGCGCGCCGATCCCGGGCGGGTACGAGCGGTACACCGCCGCCCAGCCGGGCAACTCGCTGCAGCTCACCATCGACCGCTACGTGCAGTACGAGGTTCAGCGGATCCTCGACGCCCAGGCGGAGAAGAACAAGGCGACGGTGGCCGGAGCGGTGGTGCTCGACGCCCGTACCGGCGAGGTTCTCGCGCAGGCCAGCTACCCGGCCTACAACGCCGCGAAGCCGGAGGCCTACGACGCCCAGGAGCGGATCGACGTGCCGACCAGCGTCGTCACCGACCCCGGCTCCAGCCACAAGGCGTTCATCTTCGGCGCGGCCCTGCAGGAGGGCCTGATCAAGCCGGACTCCACGCTCACCATCGGGCCGGCCCTGGAGCGGGGTGGCGAGGCGTTCAAGGACACCCACCCGCAGCCCAAGGGCACCGAGATGACGATGCCGGGCCTGCTGGCGTACTCCTCCAACGTCGGGACGATCCTGATCGGGGAGAAGCTCGGCAAGGAGAAGATCTACGAGTACCAGCAGAAGTTCGGCCTCGGCCAGGCCACCGGTGAGGGCATGCCGGGTGAGGCCGAGGGGATGCTGCTGAAGCCGGAGGACTGGAGCGGCTCGGCGCCGGGCTCGGTGCCGATCGGGCACAGCGTCTCGGCGACCCTGATCCAGATGGCGGCGGCCTACGGGGCGATCGCGAACGACGGCACCTACATCCAGCCGCACCTGATCAAGTCGACCATCTCCGGGGCCGACGGCAAGGTCACCCCGGCCGCCGAGCCGAAGACCCACAAGGTGCTCGAACCGGCCGTCGCCTCGCAGCTGCGGACGATGATGGAGGCCGTGGTCGACGCGAAGGGCGGCACCGGTGGGGCGGCCGCTGTCACCGGGTACCGGGTGGCCGGCAAGACCGGCACCGGCAAGATGCTGATCGACGGGCAGTACACCAGCCACAACGCCAGCTCGTTCATCGGCATGGCGCCCGCCGAGGACCCGCGGTACGTGATCGCGGTCTCGATGGACGTCGCCACCGGCGGCGGCGGCGACGTGGCCGCGCCGGCCTTCAGCGAGATGATGTCCTACACACTGCTCCATTACTTTGTGCCACCGTCCGGTACGAAGCCACCGACCTTCAAGATCCATCCATGA